Proteins encoded in a region of the Elizabethkingia bruuniana genome:
- the mobB gene encoding conjugal transfer protein MobB, translated as MIAKIGRSGNLYGALAYNQLKVENENGQILFTNKMIETANGHYSVSQLAQSFAPYLIANRNTEKHTLHISLNPDPRDEVSDDKFREMAEEYMREMGYGEQPFVIFKHTDIDRSHIHIVSVCVDEEGKKISDKFEKMRSMNVCRELERKHGLIAATDKEHKLNDKIFSPINYKAGDVKSQIASVIRHLPNYYQYQTLGEYNALLSLFNITTEKVEGELQGQLQKGLLYIPLNEKGEKAGHPFKASLFGKSAGLPALELHFEQSKIALKNNPVQKTLKSAINIALQSTTDELSFKKQLTEQGINVVVRRNDVGRIYGITFIDHNSKTIWNGSRLGKELSANTFNDYWNNNIKPEIKEPVQSQIKASKSNDAENLPVEKPHHFFDFLNTEKHEDGLVEALGGLLPEIQGEDYEEQDFANKMKKKRKRHRGQQ; from the coding sequence ATGATAGCAAAAATTGGCAGAAGCGGAAATCTATATGGAGCATTGGCGTACAATCAACTGAAAGTGGAGAATGAGAACGGACAGATTTTGTTCACCAATAAGATGATTGAAACCGCTAATGGTCATTATTCCGTTTCGCAATTGGCTCAATCTTTTGCACCTTATCTCATAGCGAACCGCAATACCGAGAAACACACCTTGCATATTTCGCTCAATCCTGACCCGAGAGATGAGGTAAGTGATGACAAGTTTCGAGAAATGGCGGAAGAATATATGCGTGAAATGGGCTATGGCGAACAGCCTTTTGTGATTTTCAAACATACCGATATTGACCGCAGCCATATCCATATTGTTTCGGTTTGCGTGGATGAAGAAGGTAAAAAGATTTCTGATAAATTCGAGAAAATGCGGTCTATGAATGTGTGCCGGGAACTCGAAAGGAAACACGGATTGATAGCTGCTACAGATAAAGAACATAAACTGAATGACAAGATTTTTAGTCCCATAAATTACAAAGCAGGCGATGTAAAAAGTCAGATAGCTTCAGTTATTCGCCATTTGCCAAACTATTATCAATACCAAACTTTGGGAGAATACAACGCCTTGCTTTCTTTGTTTAACATTACCACCGAAAAGGTAGAAGGAGAATTGCAAGGGCAGTTGCAGAAGGGTTTATTGTACATTCCCTTAAATGAAAAAGGAGAAAAAGCAGGTCATCCGTTCAAGGCATCTTTGTTTGGGAAAAGTGCTGGACTTCCAGCTTTGGAATTGCATTTTGAGCAAAGTAAAATTGCATTAAAAAATAATCCTGTTCAAAAAACTTTAAAATCTGCTATAAACATTGCTTTACAATCAACAACTGATGAATTGAGTTTTAAGAAACAATTAACCGAACAAGGAATTAATGTAGTGGTGCGCAGAAATGATGTAGGACGAATTTACGGAATAACTTTTATAGACCATAATTCTAAGACAATTTGGAATGGTTCACGATTGGGAAAAGAACTTTCTGCTAATACTTTTAACGATTATTGGAATAACAACATCAAACCGGAAATTAAAGAACCAGTTCAATCACAAATAAAAGCTTCTAAGTCAAACGATGCGGAAAATTTACCTGTGGAAAAACCTCATCATTTCTTCGATTTTTTAAATACTGAAAAACACGAAGATGGTTTGGTCGAAGCATTGGGCGGCTTATTGCCTGAAATACAAGGAGAAGATTATGAAGAACAAGATTTTGCAAATAAAATGAAGAAGAAAAGGAAACGCCATAGAGGACAGCAATAG
- the mobC gene encoding conjugal transfer protein MobC yields MQGEDDLRGLAKIMAFMRAVSILLVLMHLYWFCYGFFLERGWTLEIINKILGNFDRTAGLFSHNLYTKIFALVLLALSCLGTKGVKNEKITWSKIYVALSIGIILFFLNFPLLKLPLLTATFLYIFTTALGYIALMVAGVWMSRLLRTNLMEDVFNNENESFQQETKLMENEYSVNLPTKFYYKGKWNNGWINIVNPFRATIVLGTPGSGKSYAIVNNYIKQQIEKGFSMYIYDFKFDDLSTIAYNHLLKHRDKYKVQPKFYVINFDDPRKSHRCNPLNPDFMTDISDAYEAAYTIMLNLNRSWIQKQGDFFVESPIILLAAIIWYLKIYDDGKYCTFPHAIELLNKKYSDVFTILTSYPDLENYLSPFMDAWQGGAQDQLQGQIASAKIPLSRMISPQLYWVMTGDDFSLDINNPEEPKILCVGNNPDRQNIYSAALGLYNSRIVKLINKKGQLKSSVIIDELPTIYFRGLDNLIATARSNKVAVCLGFQDFSQLTRDYGDKESKVIQNTVGNIFSGQVVGETAKSLSERFGKVLQKRQSLTINRSDKSTSISTQLDSLIPASKISTLTQGMFVGAVSDNFDERIEQKIFHAEIVVDNESVASETKAYQKIPQILSFVNQQGEDEMKKQIEGNYRQIKMDILNIVENELERIKNDPDLQHLLQQA; encoded by the coding sequence ATGCAGGGAGAAGACGATTTAAGAGGTCTTGCCAAAATAATGGCATTTATGCGGGCAGTAAGTATCCTTTTGGTACTGATGCACCTTTATTGGTTCTGCTACGGTTTCTTTTTGGAACGTGGCTGGACGCTGGAAATAATCAACAAAATCTTAGGCAATTTTGACCGAACAGCCGGTTTGTTTTCGCACAATTTATACACCAAAATTTTTGCTTTGGTACTGTTGGCATTAAGCTGTTTGGGAACAAAAGGCGTTAAAAATGAGAAGATAACTTGGTCTAAAATATATGTAGCTTTGTCGATTGGAATTATTTTGTTTTTTCTGAATTTTCCTTTGTTGAAACTACCTTTATTAACTGCCACATTTCTGTATATTTTTACCACTGCTTTAGGTTATATTGCTTTGATGGTAGCAGGAGTTTGGATGAGCCGTTTACTCCGTACCAATTTAATGGAAGATGTTTTCAACAATGAGAATGAGAGTTTTCAGCAGGAAACTAAATTGATGGAAAACGAGTATTCTGTCAATCTTCCTACAAAGTTTTATTATAAGGGCAAATGGAATAATGGCTGGATAAATATTGTCAATCCTTTCCGGGCGACTATTGTTTTGGGAACACCCGGTTCTGGAAAATCTTATGCGATTGTAAATAATTATATAAAGCAACAAATTGAAAAAGGGTTTTCAATGTACATCTACGATTTTAAATTTGATGACCTTTCTACCATTGCATACAATCATTTATTAAAACATCGGGATAAATACAAAGTTCAGCCAAAATTTTATGTGATAAATTTTGACGACCCACGAAAAAGCCACCGTTGCAATCCGCTCAATCCTGATTTTATGACGGATATTTCTGATGCCTACGAAGCTGCTTATACCATAATGCTAAACCTCAACCGAAGTTGGATACAGAAACAAGGCGATTTTTTTGTAGAAAGTCCGATAATTTTGTTAGCTGCCATTATTTGGTATTTGAAAATTTACGATGACGGAAAATATTGCACATTTCCGCACGCTATTGAATTGCTGAACAAAAAATATTCAGATGTTTTCACGATTTTAACTTCATATCCCGATTTGGAAAACTATTTATCTCCTTTTATGGATGCGTGGCAAGGTGGCGCACAAGACCAATTGCAAGGACAAATTGCATCGGCAAAAATCCCTTTATCAAGAATGATTTCTCCGCAGTTGTATTGGGTTATGACTGGCGATGATTTTTCTTTGGATATTAATAATCCTGAAGAACCTAAAATTTTATGTGTAGGTAATAATCCCGACCGACAGAATATTTATTCCGCAGCGTTGGGATTATACAATTCAAGGATTGTAAAGCTAATCAACAAAAAAGGGCAATTAAAAAGTTCGGTTATCATAGACGAATTGCCAACTATTTACTTTAGAGGATTGGATAATTTGATTGCAACTGCAAGAAGTAATAAAGTGGCTGTTTGTTTAGGTTTTCAAGATTTTTCACAATTGACGAGAGATTATGGCGACAAGGAAAGCAAGGTTATTCAGAATACGGTTGGTAATATTTTCAGCGGACAAGTGGTGGGAGAAACTGCAAAAAGCCTTTCGGAACGTTTCGGAAAGGTGTTGCAGAAAAGACAAAGTTTAACCATCAACCGAAGCGACAAATCAACTTCCATTTCTACGCAATTGGACAGTTTAATCCCAGCTTCAAAAATTTCAACTTTAACACAAGGGATGTTTGTTGGTGCAGTTTCGGATAACTTCGATGAGCGAATTGAACAGAAAATCTTTCACGCTGAAATTGTGGTGGACAATGAAAGTGTAGCATCAGAAACCAAAGCGTACCAAAAGATACCACAAATATTATCTTTCGTAAACCAGCAGGGCGAAGATGAAATGAAAAAACAGATTGAAGGGAATTACCGACAAATAAAGATGGACATTTTGAATATTGTAGAAAATGAATTGGAAAGAATTAAGAACGACCCAGATTTACAACATTTATTACAGCAGGCATAA
- a CDS encoding HupE/UreJ family protein, with translation MQYVKIVLSIALLLLVSGSAYAHGVDEDTQTFLSGNSGVAFVPFLYIGAKHMLTGYDHLLFLVGVIFFLYRPKEVLLYVSFFTIGHSITLLLGVLADMAINAYLIDAIIALSIVYKGFDNLGGFQKFLGRQPNTKAAVLIFGLFHGFGLASKLQELSFDRTGLLTNLLGFNIGVEIGQFIALALVLFVITLWRKSPSFFKFSTVTNMLLMAAGFLLFGYQLVGYFNS, from the coding sequence ATGCAGTATGTAAAAATTGTTTTATCAATAGCCTTATTGCTATTGGTTTCAGGGTCGGCGTATGCTCACGGAGTAGATGAGGATACCCAAACTTTTTTAAGTGGAAATTCAGGCGTTGCTTTTGTACCGTTCCTGTATATAGGGGCAAAACATATGCTTACAGGTTACGACCACTTATTATTTCTTGTGGGCGTTATCTTTTTTCTTTATCGTCCAAAAGAAGTGCTTTTGTATGTGAGTTTTTTTACCATTGGTCATAGTATTACCCTTTTATTAGGTGTACTGGCAGATATGGCTATCAACGCTTACCTCATCGATGCTATTATAGCACTTTCAATCGTTTACAAAGGTTTTGATAATTTAGGTGGCTTTCAAAAATTCCTTGGTCGCCAGCCTAATACAAAAGCGGCTGTCTTAATCTTTGGACTTTTTCACGGTTTCGGTTTAGCCAGTAAATTACAGGAATTGAGTTTTGACCGAACAGGATTATTGACCAACCTGCTTGGTTTCAATATCGGTGTAGAGATAGGTCAATTCATCGCCTTAGCTCTTGTATTATTTGTTATCACCCTTTGGAGAAAATCACCGAGCTTTTTCAAATTCTCTACAGTTACCAATATGTTGCTTATGGCAGCGGGCTTTTTATTATTCGGCTACCAGTTAGTCGGTTATTTTAACTCTTAA
- a CDS encoding CusA/CzcA family heavy metal efflux RND transporter translates to MLNNIIHFSIKNKLVIGLFTLALICWGSYSVTKLPIDATPDITDNQVMVITVSPTLAAQEVEQLVTFPVEQTMVSIPGIKDMRSFSRFGLSIVTIVFEEKVDIYWGRQQVQERLTLAAKNIPEGVGVPEMAPLTTGLGEIYQYVIHPKKGYEDKYDATELRTIQDWIIKRQLLGTPGVAEVSGFGGFVKQYEIAIEPDRLASQNINISDIFTALEKNNQNTGGAYIDKGPNAFFIRSEGLVKNIEEIKKIVVKNEGGIPVLLRDVADVRFGNGARYGAATRNAQGETVTGIVMMLKGANSSEVITNVKAKIEEIQKSLPEGVEIEPFLDRKKLVDGAISTVSTNLVEGALIVIFVLILFLGNLRGGLVVASVIPLAMLFAIAMMNLFGVSGNLMSLGAIDFGIIVDGTVIIVEAVLHRITTSKNRYGGVEKLTQEQMDEEVFQSSTKIRSAAAFGEIIILIVYLPLLALVGVEGKMFTPMAQTVSFAIMGAFLLSFTYVPMMSALVLSKKTTHKDNFSDKMMRAIQRVYSPIIEGAMKRKLLVISIAVAMFVITLFAFNRMGGEFIPQLDEGDFAVETRVPVGSSINQMIDVSQKAQDILLKNYPEVKQVVNKIGSGEIPTDPMPIEAGDMVVVLKPKKEWTSAADREELIDKMQQSLAVIPNATFSFQQPIQMRFNELLTGAKQDVVLKIYGEDLDVLSDLASDVGKKIKSVEGVEDLYVEEITGLPQISIQFDRDKIAQYGMNVEDVNSAIETGFAGKTAGLLYEGERRFDVVVRLDSASRADITDVQNLFVSTPTGQQIPLSEVANISYKPGPVQIQRDNAKRRITLGFNVRNRDVKSIVNDIQDIVAAKVKMPAGYHITYGGQFKNLEEANARLAVALPVALLLILLLLYFTFRSVKQGLLIFTAIPLSAIGGVFALLIRDMPFSISAGVGFIALFGVAVLNGIVLIAEFNRLAKEGVTDIYERVRIGTKVRLRPVLMTAMVASLGFLPMAISSSSGAEVQRPLATVVIGGLITATALTLLVLPVLYIYFTKSTFKMKKNKTLPTAILLLGFLCFSSTLKAQVSSGTNTRVLTLQQSIDEAVKNNNSIRIAEYNINVQKALKKGSVTIPKTELSYTQGVVSNPTINDNLINVTQRFDFPTLYSNQSKLAQEKIISTEKYKAVSENELIENVKLAYLQYQYVLEKGKLIAALDSIYSNLSKASDARYRTGESTNLEKMTSSVQLKQIQNELEKNNADVKIAKQQLQTLLNTTDDISIAETNLTAKELLLTIENFSANNNPIIGYLQQEVNVSQQEIQVEKSKMLPEIILGYSAQTYKGMQTINGIDRTYTGKDRFSFFQIGIGIPLFPGGYKSKINAAKINREIAATQVELNKTNLNGQLKELEQQYAKLQNELNYYQQQALPQANLIISNSEKSFKSGEVSYAQHLQNLTLANNIRTAYVESLYNFNKAIIAIETLSGNK, encoded by the coding sequence ATGTTAAACAACATCATTCATTTTTCAATAAAAAATAAGTTGGTAATAGGATTATTTACCCTGGCATTAATTTGCTGGGGTTCCTATTCCGTTACCAAACTTCCTATTGATGCAACGCCCGATATTACAGACAATCAGGTAATGGTAATCACAGTATCGCCCACATTGGCAGCGCAGGAAGTAGAACAGCTCGTAACCTTTCCGGTAGAGCAAACAATGGTAAGTATTCCCGGCATAAAAGATATGCGTTCTTTTTCTCGCTTTGGTCTTTCCATAGTTACAATTGTCTTTGAAGAAAAAGTAGACATTTATTGGGGAAGACAACAAGTTCAGGAGCGGTTGACCTTGGCTGCTAAAAACATACCCGAAGGTGTCGGTGTTCCTGAAATGGCACCGCTTACCACAGGTTTAGGCGAAATTTACCAATACGTCATCCATCCTAAAAAAGGATATGAAGACAAATACGATGCTACCGAATTAAGAACTATTCAGGATTGGATTATTAAAAGACAACTTTTAGGAACACCGGGAGTAGCAGAAGTAAGCGGGTTTGGCGGATTTGTAAAACAGTATGAAATAGCCATAGAGCCAGACAGGCTCGCCAGCCAAAACATCAATATATCCGATATTTTCACCGCTTTAGAAAAGAATAATCAAAACACTGGTGGTGCTTATATCGATAAAGGCCCAAATGCTTTCTTTATTCGAAGCGAAGGTTTGGTAAAGAATATTGAGGAAATTAAAAAAATCGTAGTTAAAAACGAAGGGGGCATTCCTGTTTTGTTAAGGGATGTGGCAGATGTCCGTTTCGGAAATGGGGCAAGATATGGGGCAGCAACAAGAAATGCGCAGGGAGAAACCGTTACCGGAATTGTGATGATGCTAAAAGGTGCCAACTCTTCTGAAGTAATTACCAATGTAAAAGCAAAGATTGAAGAAATTCAAAAAAGTTTGCCCGAAGGTGTAGAGATAGAGCCGTTTCTTGACAGGAAAAAATTAGTAGATGGCGCCATATCAACAGTATCAACCAACTTGGTAGAAGGTGCTTTAATTGTAATTTTTGTTTTGATACTTTTCCTTGGTAATCTGCGTGGCGGTCTTGTGGTAGCCTCGGTTATTCCATTGGCAATGCTGTTTGCCATAGCGATGATGAACCTTTTTGGCGTATCCGGAAACCTAATGAGCCTTGGTGCCATCGATTTCGGAATTATTGTCGACGGAACGGTAATCATTGTAGAAGCAGTACTACACCGAATAACAACCAGCAAAAACCGGTACGGCGGAGTAGAAAAACTTACACAAGAACAAATGGATGAAGAAGTGTTTCAGTCTTCAACCAAAATTCGTTCGGCAGCAGCATTTGGAGAAATCATCATTCTTATTGTTTACCTACCGTTACTGGCATTGGTAGGTGTAGAAGGCAAGATGTTTACACCAATGGCGCAAACCGTTTCATTTGCTATTATGGGCGCATTCCTATTGTCATTCACTTATGTTCCGATGATGTCTGCATTAGTCCTCAGCAAAAAGACCACGCACAAAGACAACTTTTCGGATAAAATGATGAGAGCCATTCAAAGAGTGTACAGCCCCATCATTGAAGGAGCAATGAAACGAAAGCTGTTGGTAATATCTATTGCCGTGGCAATGTTTGTTATAACCCTTTTTGCATTCAACAGAATGGGCGGAGAATTTATACCCCAATTAGATGAGGGTGACTTTGCAGTAGAAACAAGAGTTCCCGTGGGCAGTTCCATTAACCAGATGATAGATGTATCCCAAAAAGCGCAAGATATTTTACTGAAAAATTATCCCGAAGTAAAGCAGGTAGTGAATAAGATAGGTTCGGGAGAAATCCCTACAGACCCAATGCCGATTGAAGCCGGTGATATGGTCGTTGTTTTAAAACCTAAAAAAGAATGGACAAGCGCAGCAGATAGAGAAGAATTGATTGATAAAATGCAACAATCACTTGCTGTTATTCCCAATGCTACTTTCAGCTTTCAACAGCCTATACAAATGCGTTTTAATGAGTTGCTAACCGGAGCTAAGCAAGATGTTGTCTTGAAAATTTATGGAGAAGACCTGGATGTACTTTCAGATTTGGCTTCTGATGTAGGAAAGAAAATAAAATCCGTTGAAGGTGTAGAAGATTTGTATGTTGAAGAAATCACAGGATTGCCACAAATAAGCATCCAATTCGACAGAGATAAAATAGCACAATACGGTATGAACGTAGAAGATGTAAACAGTGCCATTGAAACAGGATTTGCGGGAAAAACTGCAGGCTTGCTGTACGAAGGAGAAAGAAGATTTGATGTAGTGGTAAGATTAGACAGCGCATCAAGAGCCGACATTACAGATGTACAAAACCTATTTGTAAGTACACCAACAGGACAGCAGATACCTTTAAGCGAAGTCGCCAATATTTCCTATAAACCGGGTCCTGTACAAATACAGAGAGATAATGCCAAAAGACGTATTACGCTTGGTTTCAATGTTCGTAACCGCGATGTAAAAAGCATTGTGAATGATATACAGGACATCGTTGCAGCCAAAGTAAAAATGCCGGCAGGTTATCATATTACTTACGGCGGACAGTTCAAAAATCTGGAAGAAGCCAATGCAAGACTTGCCGTAGCCTTACCGGTAGCGCTATTGCTTATTTTGCTATTGCTCTATTTTACATTCCGTTCTGTGAAGCAAGGTTTGCTGATTTTTACAGCTATTCCGCTTTCAGCTATAGGTGGTGTATTTGCATTGCTGATAAGAGATATGCCTTTTAGTATTTCTGCTGGTGTAGGATTTATTGCGCTATTTGGCGTAGCGGTATTGAACGGTATTGTACTCATTGCAGAATTTAACCGATTGGCAAAAGAAGGCGTTACCGATATTTATGAGCGAGTGCGCATTGGCACAAAAGTGAGGTTAAGACCCGTATTAATGACGGCAATGGTGGCATCATTAGGTTTTCTTCCGATGGCTATTTCTTCCTCATCAGGTGCAGAAGTACAACGTCCTTTAGCAACCGTGGTTATTGGCGGGCTGATAACTGCAACAGCGCTTACCTTACTGGTGCTTCCGGTGCTCTATATCTATTTTACAAAATCAACATTCAAAATGAAAAAGAATAAAACATTACCAACGGCAATATTGCTCTTAGGTTTTTTATGCTTTTCATCTACACTGAAAGCGCAGGTATCTTCTGGAACAAACACAAGAGTATTGACCTTACAGCAATCTATTGATGAAGCCGTAAAAAACAACAACAGCATAAGGATTGCCGAATACAACATCAATGTTCAAAAAGCTTTGAAAAAAGGAAGCGTAACCATTCCAAAAACTGAGCTTTCTTACACACAGGGCGTTGTAAGCAACCCAACCATTAATGATAATCTCATTAACGTGACCCAACGCTTTGACTTTCCTACACTGTACAGCAACCAGTCAAAACTGGCACAAGAAAAGATAATCAGCACAGAAAAATACAAAGCCGTTTCGGAAAATGAATTGATAGAAAATGTGAAGCTGGCGTATTTGCAATACCAGTATGTTCTGGAAAAAGGAAAACTCATTGCAGCGTTAGACAGTATTTACAGCAATCTGAGCAAAGCAAGTGATGCAAGATACAGAACGGGAGAAAGTACCAATCTTGAAAAAATGACCTCTTCCGTTCAGTTAAAACAAATTCAAAATGAACTTGAAAAAAACAATGCCGATGTGAAAATTGCCAAACAACAATTGCAAACTTTACTGAATACCACAGATGATATCAGCATTGCAGAAACCAACCTTACGGCTAAAGAATTACTATTAACTATCGAAAACTTTTCTGCAAATAACAATCCCATTATTGGATACCTGCAACAAGAAGTAAACGTAAGCCAGCAGGAAATACAGGTTGAAAAGAGTAAAATGTTGCCCGAAATTATTTTGGGTTATAGCGCTCAGACTTATAAAGGAATGCAGACCATCAATGGTATTGACAGGACTTATACCGGAAAAGACAGGTTTAGCTTTTTTCAAATTGGTATTGGCATTCCATTGTTTCCGGGAGGTTATAAATCAAAAATTAATGCAGCAAAAATTAACCGGGAAATTGCAGCAACACAGGTGGAGCTGAATAAAACCAACCTCAATGGTCAGTTAAAAGAATTGGAACAGCAATATGCCAAACTTCAGAATGAGCTGAATTATTATCAGCAACAAGCTCTGCCACAAGCCAATTTAATCATCAGCAATTCCGAAAAAAGTTTTAAAAGCGGTGAGGTTTCCTATGCCCAGCATTTGCAAAATTTAACGCTGGCAAATAACATTCGTACCGCTTACGTAGAAAGCCTGTACAATTTCAATAAGGCAATTATCGCCATTGAAACACTTTCCGGCAATAAATAA